A stretch of the Cyanobacteria bacterium GSL.Bin1 genome encodes the following:
- a CDS encoding PDZ domain-containing protein, whose translation MIKSTFWQKLFTVIVVVGIAWLSWTTNATAYYNEEEKIFLQAWRIVNQAYLDDSFNDQNWWFVRQRFLDQGFSDREATYEAIEEMLATLDDPFTRLLRPEQYRSLQVNTSGELSGVGLQIDINSQTKQLEVVTPIDGSPAEQAGVKPRDRVLEIDGVSTKNLSLDEAASRMRGKVGTHVTLTVESGTEEETTVRELDIVRDRISLNPVYARLDNSGEAPIGYLRLAQFSANATKEIAHSVADLENQGAQGFILDLRNNPGGLLQAGIEVARLWLNSGTVVYTVNRQGMIGSYGASDAAVTGAPLIVLVNQGSASASEILAGALQDNERAQIVGETTFGKGLIQSLFDLPDDSGIAVTVAKYETPSHRDINEAGIEPDYTVSQALLPFSQMGTAEDEQYQEAVKLITQKTLVAQH comes from the coding sequence ATGATCAAATCGACCTTTTGGCAAAAACTGTTTACCGTAATCGTTGTCGTTGGTATTGCCTGGCTTAGCTGGACTACGAATGCGACGGCTTATTATAATGAAGAAGAAAAAATTTTTTTACAAGCCTGGCGAATTGTGAATCAGGCTTATTTAGACGATTCGTTTAATGATCAAAATTGGTGGTTTGTACGCCAACGCTTCCTTGATCAGGGCTTTTCTGATCGGGAAGCGACTTACGAAGCCATTGAAGAAATGTTAGCTACCTTGGATGATCCCTTTACTCGCTTGTTACGACCCGAGCAGTATCGCAGTTTACAAGTGAATACCTCTGGGGAACTTTCTGGGGTAGGGTTACAAATCGATATTAATTCCCAAACCAAACAATTAGAGGTGGTCACGCCTATTGATGGCTCACCGGCGGAACAAGCAGGGGTGAAACCGCGCGATCGCGTTCTCGAAATTGATGGGGTCAGTACCAAAAATCTCTCCCTGGATGAAGCAGCCTCTCGGATGCGAGGAAAAGTCGGGACTCATGTCACTCTGACGGTTGAATCAGGAACGGAAGAAGAGACGACGGTGCGAGAACTCGATATCGTGCGCGATCGTATTTCCCTAAATCCGGTTTATGCCCGCCTCGATAACAGCGGAGAAGCCCCAATTGGTTATCTGCGTCTCGCCCAATTTAGTGCCAATGCCACCAAAGAAATTGCTCATTCTGTCGCTGACCTGGAAAATCAAGGGGCACAAGGCTTTATCCTCGATTTACGTAATAATCCCGGTGGTTTACTCCAAGCGGGCATCGAAGTGGCTCGTTTATGGTTAAATTCAGGGACAGTTGTTTATACGGTTAACCGACAAGGGATGATTGGTAGCTATGGAGCTAGCGATGCGGCGGTGACGGGGGCACCGTTGATTGTTCTGGTCAATCAAGGTAGTGCCAGTGCCAGTGAAATTTTGGCAGGCGCCCTTCAAGATAATGAGCGCGCGCAAATTGTTGGTGAAACGACCTTTGGGAAAGGGTTGATTCAATCTTTATTTGATTTACCCGATGACTCTGGGATTGCGGTTACCGTTGCCAAGTATGAAACCCCCAGTCACCGGGATATTAATGAAGCGGGCATCGAGCCAGATTACACCGTATCTCAGGCATTGCTCCCGTTTTCCCAAATGGGAACGGCTGAAGATGAGCAATACCAAGAAGCAGTGAAATTAATTACACAGAAAACTCTAGTGGCTCAGCATTAG
- a CDS encoding lipid-A-disaccharide synthase → MSQADAVDVLILSNGPGELSTWVRPVVAALQAQASPNLGIRISVILSPCPHATGREVEVAEAIPGVNRVQSAEAFFPFLFFGKTADHWNWSKQGIVLFLGGDQFFPVVIGKRLGYPVVIYAEWETRWHSWVDHFVVMNADLISKAPQSHRHKITTVGDIMADSQIALNTKSLGLNLATGTELIGILPGSKRAKLMQGVPLTIAIAQSLQKQRPNTQFIIPVAPTLDLETLAQYADPTHNPIVKKVGTEGAKLVVPTDPNQLPYLETATGAKILLWTKFPAYDVLSQCHLCFTTVGANTAELGALAIPMIVLLPTYQLDAMRAWDGIPGTLANLPLIGGSFARLINWLVLRKKRLFAWPNIWAKEEIVPELVGNLDPEAVAKTALEWLEYPDKRLAIRSRLQAVRGKPGASKKIAAILLAQLQQAPPGNANHQKLPPQT, encoded by the coding sequence ATGTCGCAGGCAGATGCTGTTGATGTTCTCATTCTCAGTAATGGGCCAGGGGAACTTTCTACTTGGGTACGCCCAGTAGTGGCAGCATTGCAAGCGCAAGCCTCTCCCAATCTAGGAATTAGGATTTCTGTAATTCTATCTCCTTGTCCTCACGCCACAGGGCGAGAGGTAGAAGTTGCCGAGGCAATTCCAGGTGTTAACCGCGTTCAAAGTGCGGAAGCATTTTTCCCTTTTTTGTTTTTTGGAAAAACGGCTGATCACTGGAACTGGTCTAAGCAAGGCATCGTCTTATTCCTAGGGGGAGACCAGTTTTTCCCAGTCGTTATCGGCAAACGGTTGGGATACCCCGTCGTCATCTACGCAGAGTGGGAGACACGCTGGCATTCCTGGGTGGATCACTTTGTAGTGATGAACGCCGACTTAATTTCGAAAGCTCCTCAATCCCATCGCCACAAAATTACTACCGTCGGTGACATCATGGCAGATTCGCAAATTGCTCTCAATACCAAATCCTTAGGATTAAATTTAGCGACCGGAACCGAACTTATTGGCATTTTACCGGGCTCGAAACGGGCCAAGTTAATGCAAGGTGTGCCTTTAACGATCGCGATCGCGCAGTCTTTGCAGAAACAACGTCCTAATACTCAGTTTATCATTCCGGTTGCCCCAACCCTTGATCTTGAAACGCTCGCTCAATACGCTGATCCCACCCATAATCCGATTGTCAAAAAAGTCGGAACTGAGGGGGCCAAATTAGTTGTACCCACAGACCCGAATCAACTGCCTTATTTGGAAACGGCAACTGGGGCCAAAATCTTACTGTGGACAAAATTCCCGGCTTACGATGTTCTGTCCCAATGCCACTTGTGTTTTACCACAGTGGGAGCAAATACGGCTGAATTAGGGGCCTTAGCAATTCCAATGATTGTTTTACTTCCCACCTACCAACTCGATGCGATGCGGGCGTGGGACGGCATTCCCGGCACCTTAGCCAACTTACCGTTAATTGGAGGCAGTTTTGCTAGGCTGATTAATTGGCTAGTCCTAAGGAAAAAACGCCTTTTCGCTTGGCCAAATATTTGGGCAAAAGAAGAGATTGTTCCGGAATTAGTGGGGAATCTCGACCCAGAAGCAGTGGCAAAAACAGCTTTAGAGTGGCTAGAGTATCCTGATAAACGCTTAGCCATTCGATCGCGCTTGCAAGCAGTAAGGGGAAAACCAGGGGCATCGAAAAAAATTGCTGCAATTTTACTCGCCCAACTTCAACAAGCGCCCCCTGGAAATGCAAATCATCAAAAATTACCACCGCAAACCTAA
- a CDS encoding universal stress protein, with amino-acid sequence MYRKILVPLDGSQTAEAIIPHVKNLAKHDEATVFFTQVIEPATRSGIINFEQEQEVTFKPQKIDNAKTYLNNWQKQFEQEGLSAEVILLRGVAVDAILYAIEEMDIDVLAITSQGRSGLKKAIYGSVSSALLNRAPCPILIAASNTDISLKTNNRILVPLDGSKESEQIMPHVQHIAQMYEAKIILMRVVTNASYKAAYVNLNKEIKEEVVPEHLLSQLGKHQELDRIKKAKTYLLNWRNQFQEHDYEVEVNLLYGRPIESIIAVAENTQPDLIAMTSSAKTGLEQFFYGSVASGLLNRLARPMLIVHTSEVPVRNFA; translated from the coding sequence ATGTATCGTAAAATCCTTGTGCCACTCGATGGTTCCCAAACGGCAGAAGCAATTATTCCTCATGTGAAGAACTTAGCCAAACATGATGAAGCCACTGTCTTTTTTACACAGGTTATTGAGCCGGCAACCCGCAGTGGAATTATTAATTTTGAGCAAGAACAAGAAGTTACCTTTAAACCGCAAAAAATTGATAATGCTAAAACCTATTTAAACAATTGGCAAAAACAATTTGAGCAAGAAGGCTTATCAGCAGAAGTGATTTTGCTGCGCGGTGTTGCGGTTGATGCCATTCTCTATGCCATTGAAGAAATGGATATTGATGTTTTAGCAATTACCAGTCAAGGTCGCTCTGGGCTTAAAAAAGCGATTTATGGTAGTGTTAGTTCTGCTTTATTAAACCGGGCTCCCTGTCCCATCCTCATTGCCGCCAGCAACACTGACATTAGTTTAAAAACGAATAACCGTATTCTCGTTCCCCTCGATGGTTCTAAAGAATCAGAGCAAATTATGCCTCATGTGCAACATATTGCACAAATGTATGAGGCAAAAATTATTTTGATGCGAGTAGTGACAAATGCCAGCTACAAAGCAGCATACGTCAATCTAAATAAAGAAATTAAAGAAGAGGTTGTTCCCGAACACTTGTTAAGTCAATTGGGTAAACATCAGGAGTTAGACCGCATTAAAAAAGCGAAAACTTATCTCTTGAATTGGCGCAATCAATTCCAAGAACATGACTATGAGGTGGAAGTGAATTTATTATATGGTCGCCCAATCGAGAGTATTATTGCAGTTGCAGAAAACACTCAGCCTGACTTGATTGCTATGACCAGTAGTGCAAAAACTGGCTTAGAACAGTTTTTCTATGGTAGTGTTGCTTCTGGTTTATTAAATCGTTTGGCGCGTCCAATGCTTATTGTTCACACGAGCGAAGTTCCTGTGAGAAATTTTGCTTGA